The Engraulis encrasicolus isolate BLACKSEA-1 chromosome 4, IST_EnEncr_1.0, whole genome shotgun sequence genome includes a window with the following:
- the mafb gene encoding transcription factor Maf isoform X1, with product MASELAMSNSDLPTSPLAMEYVNDFDLMKFEVKKEPVEPDRSISQCSRLIAGGSLSSTPMSTPCSSVPPSPSFSAPSPGSGSEQKAHLEDFYWMTGYQQQLNPEALGFSPEDAVEALINSSHQLQTFDGYARGQQFTGSSGAGGTMAGEEMGSAAAVVSAVIAAAAAQNGGPHHHHHHHHHHPTGHHQTTGIQNNGNSGGNHQHMRLDDRFSDEQLVTMSVRELNRQLRGVSKEEVIRLKQKRRTLKNRGYAQSCRFKRVQQRHLLEGEKTQLIQQVDHLKNEISRLVRERDAYKEKYEKLISNGFRENGSSSDNNPSSPEFFIVRNGKNETAIQPHSDPTLHKLGYPLRHGTLFNGLHTLL from the exons ATGGCATCAGAACTGGCAATGAGCAACTCCGACCTGCCCACCAGTCCCCTGGCCATGGAATATGTTAATGACTTCGATCTGATGAAGTTTGAAGTGAAAAAGGAGCCGGTGGAGCCCGATCGCAGCATCAGCCAGTGCAGCCGCCTGATCGCCGGGGGATCCCTGTCTTCCACCCCGATGAGCACGCCTTGCAGCTCAGTTCCCCCGTCCCCAAGCTTCTCTGCGCCCAGTCCGGGGTCCGGGAGCGAGCAGAAGGCACACCTGGAAGATTTCTACTGGATGACCGGTTATCAACAGCAGCTGAACCCGGAGGCTTTGGGTTTCAGCCCCGAGGACGCCGTGGAGGCGCTCATCAACAGCAGTCACCAGCTTCAGACCTTCGATGGCTATGCTAGAGGGCAGCAATTTACCGGTTCATCCGGAGCAGGAGGCACCATGGCCGGGGAGGAGATGGGATCAGCCGCCGCGGTGGTTTCCGCTGTTATTGCGGCTGCCGCCGCTCAGAACGGgggacctcaccaccaccaccaccaccatcaccaccaccccacgGGGCACCATCAAACTACCGGGATCCAAAACAATGGCAACTCGGGAGGAAATCACCAACATATGCGGCTCGATGATAGATTTTCGGACGAACAGCTGGTGACTATGTCAGTACGAGAGCTCAACCGGCAGCTACGGGGGGTCAGTAAGGAAGAAGTCATCCGGCTCAAACAGAAGAGACGGACCCTGAAGAACAGAGGCTATGCCCAGTCGTGTCGCTTCAAGCGGGTCCAGCAACGGCACCTCCTGGAGGGAGAGAAGACCCAGCTTATCCAGCAAGTGGACCACCTCAAAAACGAGATCTCCAGGCTGGTCCGGGAGAGGGACGCCTACAAGGAGAAGTACGAAAAGCTAATCAGCAATGGCTTCAGAGAAAACGGCTCCAGCAGTGACAACAACCCTTCGTCTCCGGAGTTTTTCAT TGTTAGAAATGGAAAGAACGAGACTGCCATTCAGCCCCATTCTGACCCCACTCTCCACAAGTTGGGTTACCCTTTGAGGCACGGGACGTTATTTAATGGACTGCATACATTGTtataa
- the mafb gene encoding transcription factor Maf isoform X2, whose protein sequence is MASELAMSNSDLPTSPLAMEYVNDFDLMKFEVKKEPVEPDRSISQCSRLIAGGSLSSTPMSTPCSSVPPSPSFSAPSPGSGSEQKAHLEDFYWMTGYQQQLNPEALGFSPEDAVEALINSSHQLQTFDGYARGQQFTGSSGAGGTMAGEEMGSAAAVVSAVIAAAAAQNGGPHHHHHHHHHHPTGHHQTTGIQNNGNSGGNHQHMRLDDRFSDEQLVTMSVRELNRQLRGVSKEEVIRLKQKRRTLKNRGYAQSCRFKRVQQRHLLEGEKTQLIQQVDHLKNEISRLVRERDAYKEKYEKLISNGFRENGSSSDNNPSSPEFFMSSRKFLHL, encoded by the exons ATGGCATCAGAACTGGCAATGAGCAACTCCGACCTGCCCACCAGTCCCCTGGCCATGGAATATGTTAATGACTTCGATCTGATGAAGTTTGAAGTGAAAAAGGAGCCGGTGGAGCCCGATCGCAGCATCAGCCAGTGCAGCCGCCTGATCGCCGGGGGATCCCTGTCTTCCACCCCGATGAGCACGCCTTGCAGCTCAGTTCCCCCGTCCCCAAGCTTCTCTGCGCCCAGTCCGGGGTCCGGGAGCGAGCAGAAGGCACACCTGGAAGATTTCTACTGGATGACCGGTTATCAACAGCAGCTGAACCCGGAGGCTTTGGGTTTCAGCCCCGAGGACGCCGTGGAGGCGCTCATCAACAGCAGTCACCAGCTTCAGACCTTCGATGGCTATGCTAGAGGGCAGCAATTTACCGGTTCATCCGGAGCAGGAGGCACCATGGCCGGGGAGGAGATGGGATCAGCCGCCGCGGTGGTTTCCGCTGTTATTGCGGCTGCCGCCGCTCAGAACGGgggacctcaccaccaccaccaccaccatcaccaccaccccacgGGGCACCATCAAACTACCGGGATCCAAAACAATGGCAACTCGGGAGGAAATCACCAACATATGCGGCTCGATGATAGATTTTCGGACGAACAGCTGGTGACTATGTCAGTACGAGAGCTCAACCGGCAGCTACGGGGGGTCAGTAAGGAAGAAGTCATCCGGCTCAAACAGAAGAGACGGACCCTGAAGAACAGAGGCTATGCCCAGTCGTGTCGCTTCAAGCGGGTCCAGCAACGGCACCTCCTGGAGGGAGAGAAGACCCAGCTTATCCAGCAAGTGGACCACCTCAAAAACGAGATCTCCAGGCTGGTCCGGGAGAGGGACGCCTACAAGGAGAAGTACGAAAAGCTAATCAGCAATGGCTTCAGAGAAAACGGCTCCAGCAGTGACAACAACCCTTCGTCTCCGGAGTTTTTCAT GTCATCCCGAAAATTCCTCCACCTGTGA